The following coding sequences are from one Candidatus Rokuibacteriota bacterium window:
- a CDS encoding type IV pilus twitching motility protein PilT, whose product MAATMHDLLTVAVERGASDLHITTGTYPQIRLHGKLRPLTEFEVLTPQDTQRLAYSVLSEEQKQRFEEENELDLSFGIQGLAHFRANVYRQRGAVAAAIRVIPSKIRSFEALGLPAIVERLAERPKGLVLVTGPTGSGKSTTLAAVVDKINNERAEHVVTIEDPIEFLHKHKRSVVNQREIAADTHSFKNALKFILRQDPDVVLIGEMRDLETIQAALTIAETGHLTFATLHTNSCAQTLNRIIDVFPPHQQAQVRAQLSLVLEGVLSQTLLPRADGRGRVLALEIMVMTPAIRNLIREEKIHQIYSAIQAGAKYGMQTMNQALVQLVQKGLITREEAMSRTTMPEELAQLLAGAGSGAAQLAAGGSPFGRR is encoded by the coding sequence ATGGCCGCGACAATGCACGACCTCCTGACCGTCGCAGTCGAGCGCGGAGCCTCGGACCTCCATATCACCACAGGCACGTACCCGCAGATCCGGTTACACGGCAAGCTGAGACCGCTGACCGAATTCGAAGTCCTCACGCCTCAGGACACCCAGCGGCTGGCCTACAGCGTGCTCAGCGAGGAGCAGAAGCAGAGGTTCGAGGAAGAGAACGAGCTGGACCTCTCTTTCGGCATCCAAGGGTTGGCCCACTTCCGGGCCAATGTCTACCGCCAGCGCGGGGCCGTGGCCGCGGCGATCCGCGTGATCCCGTCCAAGATCCGCTCCTTCGAGGCGCTGGGCCTTCCCGCCATCGTCGAGCGGTTGGCGGAGCGGCCCAAGGGCCTCGTGCTGGTGACGGGACCCACGGGCTCGGGGAAGTCCACCACGCTGGCCGCCGTGGTGGACAAGATCAACAACGAGCGGGCCGAGCACGTCGTGACGATCGAAGACCCGATCGAGTTCCTCCACAAGCACAAGAGGTCGGTCGTGAACCAGCGGGAGATCGCGGCCGACACCCACTCCTTCAAGAACGCGCTCAAGTTCATCCTCCGCCAGGACCCTGACGTGGTGCTGATCGGCGAGATGCGCGACCTGGAGACGATCCAGGCGGCCCTGACCATCGCCGAGACCGGGCACCTGACCTTCGCAACGCTCCACACCAACTCCTGCGCCCAGACGCTAAACCGGATCATCGACGTCTTCCCGCCCCACCAGCAGGCCCAGGTGCGCGCCCAGCTCTCGCTGGTCCTCGAAGGTGTCCTCTCCCAGACGCTGCTCCCGCGCGCCGACGGCCGGGGACGGGTACTCGCCCTGGAGATCATGGTCATGACCCCGGCCATCCGGAACCTGATCCGCGAGGAAAAAATCCACCAGATCTACTCTGCGATCCAGGCCGGAGCCAAGTACGGGATGCAGACGATGAACCAGGCGCTGGTCCAGCTGGTGCAGAAGGGCCTCATCACCCGCGAGGAGGCCATGAGCCGCACCACGATGCCCGAGGAGCTCGCCCAGCTCCTGGCCGGAGCGGGCAGCGGCGCGGCTCAGCTCGCTGCCGGAGGCTCCCCCTTCGGCAGGCGCTAA